From Penaeus monodon isolate SGIC_2016 chromosome 6, NSTDA_Pmon_1, whole genome shotgun sequence, the proteins below share one genomic window:
- the LOC119574251 gene encoding cytochrome b5-like — protein sequence MMKHQYGRVPLYMLQPKTLVNFAAQTLEFASHTLGYRDPCSGADTHGDRAKDAQTGLAIYSLNEVAEHETFDDCWIILYDKVFDVTRFLLEHPGGEDVVMEHAGRDATIAFRGVGHSVPALQMLDEYLVGILPVSERIYTGDGPCQWNTL from the exons ATGATGAAGCACCAATACGGCCGAGTGCCCCTGTACATGCTGCAGCCGAAGACCCTCGTCAACTTCGCCGCGCAGACCCTTGAGTTCGCCTCCCACACCCTCGGCTACCGAGACCCCTGCAGCGGCGCCGACACCCACGGCGACCGCGCGAAGGACGCTCAGACGGGGCTGGCCATTTACTCCCTAAACGAAGTGGCAGAGCACGAAACCTTCGACGACTGCTGGATCATCTTGTACGATAAG GTCTTCGACGTGACGAGGTTCCTCTTGGAGCATCCGGGTGGAGAGGACGTCGTCATGGAACACGCCGGCCGGGATGCCACGATCGCGTTCCGCGGGGTGGGGCACTCAGTCCCTGCCCTGCAGATGCTGGACGAGTACCTCGTGGGTATCCTGCCCGTCAGTGAGCGCATCTACACCGGCGACGGCCCCTGTCAGTGGAACACGCTATAG